The Scyliorhinus torazame isolate Kashiwa2021f chromosome 10, sScyTor2.1, whole genome shotgun sequence genome contains a region encoding:
- the adma gene encoding adrenomedullin a gives MRMVHIALLYCCCFAYSVSAQVDGKLDIASGFKRRLTAWALSRARRDVKGSKLRSQETLASGHPFVRAEDVKENLNFHPSPDAHIRVKRYRYGLPHFPQLHLNRPSCQLGTCQVQKLSHRLNQLLNNPEKDNMARWSTWSPNSYGRKRRSVRSRVALLPAPGDPEVLAGR, from the exons ATGAGGATGGTTCACATTGCCCTGCTGTATTGCTGCTGCTTCGCCTATTCTGTCTCTGCTCAGGTGGATGGCAAACTGGACATCGCCTCGGGTTTTAAAAGAAG GTTGACCGCCTGGGCTTTGAGCCGAGCGAGGAGAGATGTGAAGGGCTCCAAGCTGAGGAGTCAGGAGACGCTCGCCAGCGGCCACCCGTTCGTCAGGGCGGAAGACGTCAAGGAAAACTTAAATTTCCACCCCAG cccAGACGCCCACATCCGTGTGAAGCGCTACCGCTACGGGCTGCCGCACTTCCCTCAGCTCCACCTGAACCGGCCAAGCTGCCAGCTGGGGACGTGCCAGGTGCAGAAGCTGAGCCACCGGCTGAACCAGCTCCTCAACAACCCGGAGAAGGACAACATGGCCCGCTGGAGCACGTGGAGTCCCAACAGCTACGGCAGGAAGCGGCGCTCGGTGCGCTCCAGAGTGGCGCTGCTGCCGGCGCCCGGAGACCCGGAGGTGCTGGCCGGGAGGTGA